The segment acatacaaaaaataatattgtaccaacaaaaaacatcagtggaaaaagtcgtaagaaaggatttttctgactttttggaagatagatcaataataagtaaaacatttctgatacctaaaagtcaaaaaacttgacatacaaaaaaaaaatattgtaccaaaaatgatgattcggttatccgggtgattcgattatccgggctgaaaataaaaatgagcacccggataatcgagtccgggctgtactaCACTTTGCGTCCGTATGCCGTGTGTTCCGCCCGCATCAGCAAGCAATGGTACGGTATCGGTAGATCTTCACCGTATTCTAGGCGAAAGTCGAGTGGTAGCAAAGTTTGTATATTCTACTCACACTAACTCCTCACTCCAACAGATATACATACATCAACAGAATGAATGCACCAACATATAGAACATCACATTTTATTCCCGGCAACTTTATTTACACCGAAGTAATACTACCAGTGCTAATAACGTGGCCAGTATGGTTCCCCTCGGAATGTCGACGCTAGCTGTGGAGCTTCTAGATTCACTGATCTGGAAACTCAGATGGTAATCGTAGTCCCTCGAAATTATATTGTCTGTAATGTTAGGATCTTCACTTTCATCAGAATAATCAATAGTAGTCTCCGTTGTTTGGTATCCTGGATCTGTCAGCTCAACTAAAATGTTATAATGAATACGATATATATTACAACCAATTGACGTATTCACAACATTCACCTTCACCACCCGTTGCAAATCTCAAAATATTACTGGCATCACTCCAACCGTACCGGTTTCGGGCCAACACAACAACCTCATAGACACTGGCAGACTGTAGACCCTGCAGCGTATAACCGGTACTGTGCAGCGGTCCCGCAGAACCATCGGACGGTATGATAAGTTCACTCCACGCCAGGTTAGGATAGCGCTTATTCGGCGTTACATTACCCGAGGGAATCTTTCTAAACTTTAGTTTGTATTCGATGATGGTCGAAAAACTCTCCACCTGCCAGATGAGGTTGTGTGTCGTCGGCGAGGACATCTCTGCCGATGGCTTGAACGAAGCGGGCATTGGCCGTCCGGTTAGCTCTATATGGGTTCCCTTGATTCCGATTTTATTCTCGGCTTTACACTCGTACTGACCCAGATCGGCGTCGCGAAGGTTTCGTATGAGAAGCACGTGGCGGTATACGGTGTGGTATTGCGGTGCACTGACGATGCTATCCTGCTTGGAAAATCGTCGATCCGATGGTAGGGGCAAACCATTGTGAAACCAGTGGACGGATGCAGTCGGTGCGGAAGTCACGATACACTCCAGTTGTGCGCTTTGTCCGACTTTCGTGTGGACGGGTGTCGTTTTGGCGGTCACTTCCggtaaaactgataaaaatggaGTTAAGAAAAATTACTTACATATTTTCCACTAGCATCGTTTGGTGCAGGTTACTTACACTCGACGTAAACGTCGAGTACGGCACTGGCCGGTTCACCAACGCCGTTGGTTGCGAGGCATTCGATGGGGCCAGCAAAATCTTTGTCCTCTATCAAAACGCTAATTTTGCGGCTATTCTCAAAAGATGCACTGGCGTTTTCATTCTGTGAAAAAAAAGTAGTAGAATCTTCCTGTCATTTCAATGTGTATTGTATACTAATACCTTGAAGTTCCACGTA is part of the Sabethes cyaneus chromosome 2, idSabCyanKW18_F2, whole genome shotgun sequence genome and harbors:
- the LOC128735491 gene encoding protein amalgam — translated: MVYGQYQQFRSVPTTVKTYENETVLLPCYHNSPYRYVRWSRDDLLLADSRYPDLTPPPRVQLWKNGSLEVSRVQMDDTGDYTCEITTEGGKALQQHAIEVQYPPTVSIYPSNQIQIKVGQILEIICDTTGIPQPYITWNFKNENASASFENSRKISVLIEDKDFAGPIECLATNGVGEPASAVLDVYVEFLPEVTAKTTPVHTKVGQSAQLECIVTSAPTASVHWFHNGLPLPSDRRFSKQDSIVSAPQYHTVYRHVLLIRNLRDADLGQYECKAENKIGIKGTHIELTGRPMPASFKPSAEMSSPTTHNLIWQVESFSTIIEYKLKFRKIPSGNVTPNKRYPNLAWSELIIPSDGSAGPLHSTGYTLQGLQSASVYEVVVLARNRYGWSDASNILRFATGGEVELTDPGYQTTETTIDYSDESEDPNITDNIISRDYDYHLSFQISESRSSTASVDIPRGTILATLLALVVLLRCK